Proteins found in one Labrenzia sp. VG12 genomic segment:
- a CDS encoding GbsR/MarR family transcriptional regulator, with translation MTEIPDKNDPSAKAQFILYWGDMGGQWGVNRSVAQIHALLYLSPDPLNAEQISEELGIARSNVSNSLKELVGWRLIQRVPVAGDRREHFVAETDVWEMALLIAKGRKEREIDPAIRAIDVCVGQAKQEPQLHPVTLARMQEMHDFLATADRWWDQMLGIPKSKLATLISMGDKVLGLLKIGGKKKG, from the coding sequence ATGACAGAAATTCCTGACAAGAATGATCCATCTGCCAAGGCTCAGTTCATCCTGTATTGGGGCGACATGGGTGGCCAGTGGGGTGTCAACCGCTCCGTGGCTCAGATCCATGCGCTGCTTTATCTGAGCCCGGACCCGCTTAATGCGGAGCAGATTTCCGAGGAACTCGGTATCGCCCGCTCCAATGTGTCCAACTCGCTGAAGGAACTGGTGGGCTGGCGCCTGATCCAGAGGGTCCCGGTGGCCGGTGACCGGCGCGAGCATTTTGTCGCCGAGACCGATGTCTGGGAAATGGCGTTGCTGATTGCCAAGGGCCGCAAGGAGAGGGAAATCGATCCGGCAATCCGTGCCATCGATGTCTGTGTCGGACAGGCGAAACAGGAGCCGCAACTGCATCCGGTCACGCTGGCGCGCATGCAGGAGATGCACGACTTCCTGGCAACAGCCGACCGCTGGTGGGACCAGATGCTGGGCATTCCGAAATCCAAGCTCGCAACGCTTATCAGCATGGGCGACAAGGTGCTGGGTCTGCTCAAGATCGGCGGCAAGAAAAAGGGGTGA
- a CDS encoding DUF4166 domain-containing protein, producing MHSENTLLRPPDLTDGRFRKLLGEEAWSALPAAVQRRFGKRLRGGASVVYQGQVVAMHMNLAGRLLAQMARLVGAPLPHDLSSLNQPAVVSVTEDCAGDGQFWLRQYGRANGFPQVIHSSKRFAGPTGIEEYIGFGIGIALKVSADGNGLTFRSDHYFIQVAGRRLRLPAWLQPGRLTISHKDLGASRFLFSLSLKSGLFDKLVCQDALFHDQGD from the coding sequence ATGCATAGTGAAAACACGCTGCTACGGCCTCCCGATTTGACAGACGGCAGATTTCGCAAGCTCCTCGGCGAAGAGGCCTGGTCCGCATTGCCGGCGGCCGTGCAGCGTCGTTTCGGCAAGCGCCTAAGAGGCGGCGCAAGTGTTGTCTATCAGGGCCAGGTGGTTGCCATGCACATGAACCTGGCAGGGCGTCTCCTGGCGCAGATGGCACGCCTTGTCGGTGCGCCTCTGCCACACGACCTGTCATCCCTGAACCAGCCGGCTGTTGTGTCTGTGACCGAAGATTGCGCCGGGGACGGCCAGTTCTGGCTGCGCCAGTATGGCCGGGCCAACGGCTTTCCGCAGGTGATCCATAGTTCCAAGCGCTTCGCCGGACCGACGGGGATCGAGGAATATATCGGCTTTGGTATCGGTATTGCGCTGAAGGTCAGCGCGGATGGCAATGGCCTGACCTTCAGGAGCGATCACTATTTTATTCAGGTTGCGGGCCGGCGCCTGCGTCTGCCTGCCTGGCTCCAGCCCGGAAGGCTGACGATCAGCCACAAGGACCTGGGCGCCTCCCGTTTCCTGTTTTCGCTTTCTCTCAAAAGCGGTCTCTTCGACAAGCTTGTTTGCCAGGACGCGCTGTTTCACGACCAAGGAGATTGA
- a CDS encoding TIGR01777 family oxidoreductase, which translates to MDNDWLWVLIAIQVFMGAFDTLVHHEGTERLAWRASQKTELRLHGVRNFFYAVIFLCFGWLEPHGVFAMVLTAILVAEVLITLWDFVEEDLTRKLPWTERINHTLLALNYGAILALFGPYLWQWCQQPTALHPVSYGWWSVLATVAALGVGLFSARDLLAAARSERLGGAEPADLVSELRPRQTVLVTGGTGFIGQRLVEALVRGGHFVTVLTRDPRKADMLTHPVRVISSLDQIHDTEHFDTIVNLAGDPVANGLWTARKRARIIDSRAATTEAVNALIRRLAHKPASLINGSAIGWYGLRGDETLTEDAATGPAFVHDVCARWEDAAEKSAAEGVRVVCLRIGLVMGVEGGMLARLLTPFEFGGGCRLGSGQQWMSWIERDDLVRVIARTIADDRLQGAVNATAPEPVRNAEFTHALARALHRPVFLKAPAWLLSALLGDMGRETMLGGQRVVPDKLLKAGFEFRHRQLAPMLRVITGARRIKPQQPLRPVDAPV; encoded by the coding sequence ATGGACAATGACTGGCTTTGGGTGTTGATCGCCATACAGGTCTTCATGGGAGCCTTCGACACGCTGGTGCATCACGAAGGCACCGAGCGCCTGGCCTGGCGCGCCTCGCAGAAGACGGAGCTTCGGCTGCATGGCGTGCGGAACTTCTTCTATGCGGTGATCTTCCTGTGTTTCGGCTGGCTGGAGCCCCATGGCGTCTTTGCAATGGTGCTGACCGCAATCCTTGTCGCCGAAGTGCTGATCACCCTGTGGGATTTCGTCGAGGAGGACCTGACCCGCAAATTGCCCTGGACCGAGCGCATCAACCATACGCTGCTCGCGCTCAACTACGGAGCAATCCTGGCGCTCTTTGGGCCTTACCTCTGGCAATGGTGCCAGCAGCCGACGGCGCTGCATCCGGTCAGCTATGGCTGGTGGAGCGTGCTGGCGACGGTCGCAGCTCTTGGTGTCGGGCTGTTCAGTGCAAGAGACCTCCTGGCGGCTGCGCGCAGCGAGCGTCTGGGCGGGGCGGAACCGGCAGATCTCGTCAGCGAACTCCGCCCGCGTCAGACTGTACTCGTCACCGGCGGCACCGGTTTCATCGGCCAGAGGCTGGTGGAAGCGCTTGTCCGGGGCGGTCACTTTGTGACGGTTCTGACCCGTGACCCACGCAAGGCCGACATGCTGACCCATCCGGTTCGTGTGATTTCCAGCCTGGATCAGATCCACGACACGGAGCATTTCGACACGATCGTGAACCTGGCGGGCGATCCGGTTGCAAACGGTTTGTGGACGGCCAGAAAACGGGCGCGCATCATCGACAGCCGGGCGGCCACGACGGAAGCTGTCAACGCGCTGATCAGACGGCTTGCCCACAAGCCGGCCTCCCTCATAAATGGATCAGCCATTGGCTGGTACGGCTTGCGCGGTGACGAGACGCTGACGGAAGATGCTGCGACCGGTCCTGCATTCGTGCATGACGTCTGTGCACGCTGGGAAGACGCAGCTGAAAAGAGTGCGGCCGAGGGCGTGCGGGTTGTCTGTTTGCGCATCGGCCTGGTCATGGGCGTTGAAGGCGGCATGCTGGCCCGGTTGCTGACCCCGTTTGAATTCGGTGGTGGGTGCCGGCTGGGCAGCGGCCAGCAATGGATGTCGTGGATCGAGCGGGACGATCTTGTCCGTGTGATTGCGCGAACGATCGCCGATGACCGCCTGCAAGGAGCGGTCAATGCCACGGCACCCGAGCCGGTCCGCAATGCCGAGTTCACACATGCTTTGGCACGGGCGCTTCATCGCCCCGTTTTCCTTAAGGCGCCAGCCTGGCTGCTGTCGGCTCTCCTCGGCGACATGGGCCGGGAGACCATGCTCGGTGGCCAGCGGGTCGTGCCTGACAAGCTGCTCAAGGCCGGCTTTGAATTCCGCCACCGGCAACTCGCCCCGATGCTGCGTGTGATCACCGGGGCAAGGCGGATCAAACCGCAACAGCCTTTACGCCCGGTGGATGCTCCGGTTTGA